The sequence CGGCTTCTTCGATCCGACCGGTCGCTACTTCCAGATCGCGGCCAATGCCTCGAACAAGATGGTGGTGATCGATTCCAAGACGCGCAAGCTGGAAGCCATGATCGATACCGACAAACGTCCGCACCCCGGTCCGGGCGCCAACTGGAATGATCCCAATTGCGGTCCGGTGGGGGGGACGCCGCATCTTGGCGTAGGCAAACTCACGGTATGGGGCAACGATCCTGTCAACCACAAAGACAAGGCCTGGAAGATCTGCTACGAAACTCAGACCGATGGCCCTGGCCTGTTTGTCCGCACCCATCCGAAGAGCGACTACGTCTGGGTTGACCAGACACTGCATCCCGAGCCGGAAATCCAGCAGTCGGTCAAGGTTGTGGAAAAGAAGACCGGCAAGGTGGTCAAGACCATTCGTCTGACCACCACCGAGGGTTATGTCGCTGTTCACTTTGAATTCAATGCTGACGGCAGCGAGTTGTGGGCCTCGGTATGGAACCGCAAGGACAGCAAGACCGACAATGGTGAAATCGTGGTGTTCGACGCCAAGACCCTTGAGGAGAAGACGCGGATCAAGGGCCTGTTTGCACCCACCGGTAAGTTCAACGTGTACAACCGCAGTAATCACGTCACCTGATCGGTAGTCAACGTTCAGGATGTGTAAGTAGCAAGGGCGGGCATGGCATACCGTGCCCGCCTTTTTCTACTACAGCTGCGGCGACGCGGAATACAGAACCTAGGGAACCTCTGATTGAGTCTGGTTAGATGAGAGTGTTGTTCGAAAGCGGCGAGTGCAGGTAATGGCCCGCTATTGCCAAGCCTTCCAATACCGAAATCGTCACTTCCGGGCAACAGAATCACTGAACACGATTTAATCAGAGATTCCCTGGCACCTAACGGCAACTGATCATCCGCCTGACGGCAGGCGCAGGGAAACGAGAGCGAACAATGGCAACGAATAGCGGCAAAGGGGGATTCTGGTCACGTAAGATGGTGATGGGCACCAGTGTTGGGGCCGCACTCGTCTTTATGGTTATTGGTGTGATCTTTTGGGGTGGTTTCAATACCGCGCTGGAGGTGACCAACACCATGGAATTCTGTATCTCCTGTCATGAGATGGAAGAAAACGTCTTCCAGGAGTACAAGGGAACGGTTCACTACACCAATCGCAGCGGTGTACAGGCCACCTGCCCCGATTGCCACGTACCGCGCCCGTGGGTGCATAAGGTGGTACGCAAGATCAAAGCCAGCAACGAACTGCTGCACAAGGTGCTCGGTACTATCGACACACCGGAGAAATTCGAGCAAAACCGCTTGAAACTGGCGAAGAATGTCTGGACCGCGATGAAGACCACCGATTCGCGTGAGTGCCGCAACTGCCACAATTTCGCGGGTATGAATCCCGCCAATCAGAAGCGACGCGCCGCCAAGCGCCATCTGTTCGCGATGCAGGAGGGGCTCACCTGTATCGATTGCCACAAGGGTATCGCGCACAAAGACGTGCGCGATCAGCTGACGGATGCGGAAGTGGAGCTGTTTGAAGCCCCGGTGCCCGCTTATGTGCGCAAGGTGCCCGAGGAATGGCTCGCCTTTATGAACGGTGACGGCAACTCGGACCAGGCTGGGGCCAAGCCGATGAAGGTGGCACAGGCCGCAGTTGCCGCGGCACCCGCTGCCAGTAGCGGCGGTAGCGACAGCTCCGGCGTGAACTGGGGTGCTGTCGAGCCGCGCGAGGTGGTGCTCTTCTATCCCGGTCAGACCGGTATGGAGTGGATCTTGAACGGCAGCCAGCATGGCGGTGCCCGCCCCTTCATTAAGGCCGGCGATCGTTGCTTCGATTGCCACGAGGGTGAGCAGGAGATGATGGGCGGCAAGATGGTAGGGGGCGAGAAGGCTGAGGACACGCCTATCCCCGGCAAACGTCCTGGTATCCCGATGCAGGTCCAGGCCGCGCACAACGGCGAGTACCTCTACATGCGCTTCCAGTGGCCTGCGACCGACCATGTGCCGGTTCCCTTCGTCGAAGGTGGCAAGATGGATCCGGACAATCCGACCAAGTTCGCCCTGATGCTCTCCAGCGATGAGGTGGAATTTGCCGATCGTTCGGGTTGCTGGCAGACCTGCCACCAGGATGCGCGCGGTATGACCGATGCCCCCGATGCGGCAGCCATCGCGGGCGGCAAGTCCGATCTGCTGGGCGATGTCAGCAAGGGCATTACCAAGTACCTGCAGGAGAGTCGAACCGAGATCGAGATCAGAGGCCGTGAAGGCAAGCCGCGCGGTGGTTGGGACAAGCTGAAGAGCGCGGACGAGATCAAGGCCGAATTCGATGCCGGGAAGTTCATGGATCTGCTGCGCTTCAGCGCCGGTACGAACAAGGTCGAGGATGGCTATATCCTGGCCAATCGGGTGATGGAGGGTGGTCAGGGCGCCGAGTTCAGCGCCAGCCAGGAAGGGGGCAACTGGGTGGTGGTGATGAAGCGCAAGCTGAAATCCGACCAACCGGGTGATGTCAGCATCGAAGCGGGTAACTACTACAATATCGGCTTTGCGGTGCACGATGATTTCACGGACGGCCGCTTCCACCATGTCTCGCTCGGCTACAAGTTGGCCCTTGACGCTGACGATGCGGAGATCAACGTCTTCAGGCAGTGATCAAAAGGGAGCGGGAGGGGGATATCGGGCGCGCCACTGGCGCGCCCGCGTCTTTGAGGATAATCAAGGATTGCGGTGAGGGTGCTGGTAGACTGACGCCAATCGTTTCTATCTGTTGAAAGTCATGAATCATGAGACTCGTCGCGGTGACAACCCTGATGATAATGATGTTTCTCACCACCTCAGTGCCTGCCGGTGAAGCGGTGGAGCAGGTGGAGATTCGCGACTTCACCTTCATCCCTGCCGAGATTACCGTCAAAATGGGAACTACCGTGCGCTGGATCAACCGTGAAAAAAGGCAGTTCCATAGCGTCTGGTTTGAGGCCGCGGGAGATCCGGAGCCAGCCTATATCTTCCCCGACGAAACGACCGAGCGCAGTTTCGATGAGCCGGGTACCTTCAGCTACCGTTGCGGTCCGCATCCGGAAATGCGCGGCAGTGTTACGGTGATCGAGTAGATCGATGCGACTACAAGGGCTGATCGCTGTGTCGCTCGTTGCCCTGGGGATGGCGATGCCCTTGTGGAATGGCGCCAGGGCCGAGGTCGATGGCAGCCGACAAGCGGAATTGATACACATGCTGCGCCACGAGTGCGGCTCCTGTCACGGGATGACGCTTAAAGGCGGGCTCGGCCCCTCCCTGTTGCCCGAAGCGCTTCATGGCAAACCTGTCGAGTTTCTCGAGCACACCATTCTCAACGGTCGCCATGGGTCAGCGATGCCGCCATGGAATGGAATCGTCGATGTCGAAGAGGCGCGTTGGATAGTGCAGCAACTGCTCAACGGTGAGGTGGCCAAGTGAGGCATCGGGCATGAACTTCGCGACCATTTCACGTTTCGCTTCAATCACGGTGCTGCTTGGCGGACTCGCTGCATCGAGCGGTTGTGCAGCACCGCGAGGGACCGGTGATCTCGGCGTAGTAGTCGAGCGCGCCGTGGGTTCACTGGTGCTGGTGGAGACCACGGGTCGTTCACGACTGGCGCAGATCTCCGGGCTGGGTGACCTCTCCCACGCATCGGTGGTCTACTCGCGTGACGAACGCCACGCCTATGTCTTCGGACGCGATGGCGGTCTCACCAAGGTGGATCTGCTTGCGCGCCGGATCGTCAAGCGCGTGATCCAGTCGGGTAACAGCATCGGTGGCGCCATTTCGCAGGATGGACGCCTGGTAGCGGTCTCCAACTACACGCCGGGCGGCGTCAAGGTGTTCGATGCCGAGACATTGGCGCTGGTCGCCGACATACCGGCGACTTACGGCGACGGCTCCCAGCGTTCCAAGGTGGTCGGGTTGGTCGATGCACCGGGGCAGCGCTTTGTTTTCAGCCTCTTTGAAGGGGGCGAGATCTGGGTGCTCGACATGAGCAACCCGACCAATCCCGCATTGCAAAAATTCACCGCTGTCGGCAAACAGCCCTACGATGCCTTGATCACACCCGATGGTCGGTATTATATGGCGGGGCTTTTCGGCGAGGACGGACTGGCACAGATCGATCTGTGGAACCTTGATCGCGGGGTACAGCGGATTCTTCCCGACTACGGCAAAGGCGAGCAGAAGCTGCCGGTCTACAAGATGCCGCACCTGGAGGGGTGGGCGATCGCGGGTGACTATGCGTTCGTGCCCGGCGTCGGACAGCATCAGGTTTTGGTGATCGACCGCAATACATGGCAAGAGGCTGCGCGCATACCGGTGCATGGCCAGCCGGTTTTCGTCATGGGGCGGCCCGATGGGCGTCAGGTGTGGGTCAACTTTGCGTTCCCGCAGAACGACACCGTGCAGGTGATCGATACCCAGACCCTGAAGCTGATCGAAACGCTCAAGCCCGGTAAGGGTGTGCTGCACATGGAGTTCACGCCGCGCGGGGAACATGTCTGGATGTCGGTACGTGATGAGGATCGCATCGATGTTTACGACACGGCGACTTTTGAGCGCCTGACGACATTGCCGGCCAACAAGCCCAGTGGCATTTTCTTCACTGTGCGGGCTCACAAGATCGGGCTATAAGTGATGGCCGCCGTCCTCCAACCACAGCCCAAAGAGAGCGCGACCGTGGATTTCACCGCACTCGAGCGCCGCTTGCTGGATGAGTTTCAGCAGGAGTTTCCGCTCAGCCCACGCCCCTTCGCCGAGATGGCCGAGCGTTTGGGCGTATCGGAGGCCGAGGTGGTCGAGACGCTGAAATCGCTCAAGGAACGTGGCGCCTTGAGCCGGGTGGGTCCGGTATTCCGGCCCAAGCGTGTGGGCGCCAGCACGCTTGCGGCGATGGCAGTACCTCCCGAGTACCTGGAAGAGGTGGCCGGTCTGGTGAGCGCGCTGCCCGAGGTCAATCACAACTACGAGCGTGAACACCGCTTCAATCTCTGGTTTGTCGTGACGGCGGAAGATGCAGCGCATCTTGAAGCCGTGCTCGACGGTATCGCCGAGGAGACGGGTATTCCCGTGTTGCCGTTGCCAATGGAAGAGGATTTCCATATCGATCTGGGGTTCCGGCTGAAATGGTGAGCCACGTCGATTCCGCCCTGGATGCCACCGATCGCCGGCTGATCGCCGCCATTCAGGGTGGGTTACCCTTGGTGGCCGAGCCCTATCGCGAAATCGGCGATGCCATCGGCATGCCGGAACAGGATGTCATTGCACGCATTTCCGCGCTCCGGGATCGCGGTGTCATCAAGCGCATGGGTGTGGTGGTGCGTCATCACGAACTGGGTTATCACGCCAACGCGATGGTGGTGTGGGATGTGCCGGACGATAAAGTGCAGCCGTTGGGCGAGTGCATTGGTAACTACGAATTCGTTACCCTCTGTTACCGGCGGCGCCGATATCTGCCGGAATGGCCCTACAATCTCTACTGCATGATCCATGGCAGCGACCGGAATGCGGTGCTCGATCATGTCGCGCAGCTGGTCGATGAGTGCCGGCTGGCCGCAACGCCCCACGAAGTGCTTTTCAGCCGCCGACGTTTCAAGCAAAACGGCGCGCGCTATCTACGGGGCTGACGTGGATACGCTGGACCGCCAGATCCTCAACCGGCTGCAGGATGGCTTTCCGATCGTCGAACACCCTTTCGCCGCGGTAGCCGCGGAGCTCGGTGTGGACGAATCAACCTTGATCGAGCGCGTCCGGCAACTGCGCGAGGATGGCACGCTGACGCGCTTCGGTCCGCTCTATCACGCCGAGCGTCTCGGCGGTGGATTGACGCTGGCCGCCATGGAGATAGCGCCCGACGATTTCGAGCGCGTCAACGAGCAGGTCAACGCCTTCCCCGAGGTCGCCCACAACTACGCGCGCGATCACCGCCTGAATATGTGGTTTGTGCTGGCGACCGAGTCACCGCAGCGCATCGATGAAGTCATTTCCGACATCGAGCAGGTCACCGGTTATCGCGTCTACAACATGCCCAAGCAACAGGAGTTCTTCGTGGGGCTGAAGTTTGAGGTTTGATTTGAACTGGTCTCGCGCCAGGACGCAAAGATCGCCAAGAGGAATGAAATGAAGGGAACAGGCAGGCATGTGGACCAAATGCCACCAACCTTTGAAACATCCCGCAGATCTGTCAGCGGTCGGCCACATTGCGCCGCTTCGCGTCTTTGCGTCCTGGCGCGAGACGGTTTTTGAATCTGACGGGATGGCACACCGTGGACGCCACTGACCGCGCAATCATCCTCGCCACCCAGGAGGGTCTGCCCATCGATCCGCAGCCCTATCATCGGGTGGCCGAGGCGGTGGGCATCGCACCCGCCGAGGTAATGGCGCGCATGCAGCGCATGTTGGATGACGGTGTGATACGCCGCATCGGCG is a genomic window of Pseudomonadota bacterium containing:
- a CDS encoding cytochrome C552 is translated as MATNSGKGGFWSRKMVMGTSVGAALVFMVIGVIFWGGFNTALEVTNTMEFCISCHEMEENVFQEYKGTVHYTNRSGVQATCPDCHVPRPWVHKVVRKIKASNELLHKVLGTIDTPEKFEQNRLKLAKNVWTAMKTTDSRECRNCHNFAGMNPANQKRRAAKRHLFAMQEGLTCIDCHKGIAHKDVRDQLTDAEVELFEAPVPAYVRKVPEEWLAFMNGDGNSDQAGAKPMKVAQAAVAAAPAASSGGSDSSGVNWGAVEPREVVLFYPGQTGMEWILNGSQHGGARPFIKAGDRCFDCHEGEQEMMGGKMVGGEKAEDTPIPGKRPGIPMQVQAAHNGEYLYMRFQWPATDHVPVPFVEGGKMDPDNPTKFALMLSSDEVEFADRSGCWQTCHQDARGMTDAPDAAAIAGGKSDLLGDVSKGITKYLQESRTEIEIRGREGKPRGGWDKLKSADEIKAEFDAGKFMDLLRFSAGTNKVEDGYILANRVMEGGQGAEFSASQEGGNWVVVMKRKLKSDQPGDVSIEAGNYYNIGFAVHDDFTDGRFHHVSLGYKLALDADDAEINVFRQ
- a CDS encoding plastocyanin encodes the protein MRLVAVTTLMIMMFLTTSVPAGEAVEQVEIRDFTFIPAEITVKMGTTVRWINREKRQFHSVWFEAAGDPEPAYIFPDETTERSFDEPGTFSYRCGPHPEMRGSVTVIE
- a CDS encoding cytochrome c, whose protein sequence is MAMPLWNGARAEVDGSRQAELIHMLRHECGSCHGMTLKGGLGPSLLPEALHGKPVEFLEHTILNGRHGSAMPPWNGIVDVEEARWIVQQLLNGEVAK
- a CDS encoding protein nirF codes for the protein MNFATISRFASITVLLGGLAASSGCAAPRGTGDLGVVVERAVGSLVLVETTGRSRLAQISGLGDLSHASVVYSRDERHAYVFGRDGGLTKVDLLARRIVKRVIQSGNSIGGAISQDGRLVAVSNYTPGGVKVFDAETLALVADIPATYGDGSQRSKVVGLVDAPGQRFVFSLFEGGEIWVLDMSNPTNPALQKFTAVGKQPYDALITPDGRYYMAGLFGEDGLAQIDLWNLDRGVQRILPDYGKGEQKLPVYKMPHLEGWAIAGDYAFVPGVGQHQVLVIDRNTWQEAARIPVHGQPVFVMGRPDGRQVWVNFAFPQNDTVQVIDTQTLKLIETLKPGKGVLHMEFTPRGEHVWMSVRDEDRIDVYDTATFERLTTLPANKPSGIFFTVRAHKIGL
- a CDS encoding Lrp/AsnC family transcriptional regulator — its product is MAAVLQPQPKESATVDFTALERRLLDEFQQEFPLSPRPFAEMAERLGVSEAEVVETLKSLKERGALSRVGPVFRPKRVGASTLAAMAVPPEYLEEVAGLVSALPEVNHNYEREHRFNLWFVVTAEDAAHLEAVLDGIAEETGIPVLPLPMEEDFHIDLGFRLKW
- a CDS encoding Lrp/AsnC family transcriptional regulator: MVSHVDSALDATDRRLIAAIQGGLPLVAEPYREIGDAIGMPEQDVIARISALRDRGVIKRMGVVVRHHELGYHANAMVVWDVPDDKVQPLGECIGNYEFVTLCYRRRRYLPEWPYNLYCMIHGSDRNAVLDHVAQLVDECRLAATPHEVLFSRRRFKQNGARYLRG
- a CDS encoding Lrp/AsnC family transcriptional regulator, coding for MSAGWPQRPTKCFSAADVSSKTARAIYGADVDTLDRQILNRLQDGFPIVEHPFAAVAAELGVDESTLIERVRQLREDGTLTRFGPLYHAERLGGGLTLAAMEIAPDDFERVNEQVNAFPEVAHNYARDHRLNMWFVLATESPQRIDEVISDIEQVTGYRVYNMPKQQEFFVGLKFEV